The following are from one region of the Rhinoraja longicauda isolate Sanriku21f chromosome 11, sRhiLon1.1, whole genome shotgun sequence genome:
- the LOC144598228 gene encoding di-N-acetylchitobiase-like isoform X2, whose product MAHLTDKILMGYWMQFIVELVQAYKADGINLDFKEKLNKGSWNYHELTRVVIQVTSYIRDNLPGCQVSFNVPWSPNCKNERCFDFLAISYAIDLFFVESFNIDNDMREGCVATPSSPYQHVLTGLSDYIKLGVGSRKLVMGVPWYGYDYTCKRFPEDGTCELENTSQKNRCSYPVARRIPYKEIVQRLTRSLTGRLWNDDQSVPYFVYMDGKTYHQVWYDDPESISMKSTILKRLKLGGIGMMNLSDLDPSRTARATLHAEEMWNALCPP is encoded by the exons ATGGCTCACTTGACAGACAAGATATTGATGGGATATTGGATGCAGTTCATAGTAGAACTTGTGCAAGCTTACAAAGCGGATGGAATCAATTTAGATTTCAAGGAAAAATTAAACAAAGGATCTTGGAATTATCATGAATTGACCCGGGTGGTGATACAAGTTACGTCCTATATCCGTGATAACTTACCTGGATGTCAG GTCTCCTTTAATGTGCCTTGGAGTCCGAACTGCAAGAATGAAAGATGTTTTGACTTTTTGGCGATTTCATACGCAAttgacttgttctttgttgaatccTTTAATATTGACAATGACATGCGGGAAGGTTGTGTTGCAACGCCAAGCTCTCCCTACCAGCACGTGTTAACAG GTCTCTCCGACTACATTAAACTGGGCGTTGGCTCCAGGAAGCTTGTGATGGGCGTTCCCTGGTATGGTTATGACTACACTTGCAAGCGTTTCCCTGAG GATGGTACGTGTGAATTGGAAAATACTTCTCAAAAAAACCGCTGTAGTTATCCAGTGGCAAGAAGGATCCCGTATAAAGAAATCGTACAACGCCTGACAAGATCTCTGACTGGAAGGTTGTGGAACGATGACCAGAGTGTCCCATATTTTGTCTACATG GATGGTAAAACCTACCACCAGGTCTGGTATGACGATCCAGAGAGCATTTCAATGAAGTCAACTATCTTGAAGAGGCTCAAACTTGGTGGCATTGGTATGATGAATCTAAGTGACTTGGACCCCAGTAGAACCGCCAGGGCAACGTTACATGCTGAGGAAATGTGGAATGCCCTCTGCCCTCCATGA